Sequence from the Streptomyces sp. NBC_00440 genome:
CCGGATGGTCGAACACCCGGTGCCAGGCGAAGGCGTCCTCCTCGGTGGGGACGCGCAGCCGGACGACCGGCGCAGGCTTGTTCACTTCGTTCCAACCCTTCAGCTGATCGATCAGGAGGTCCCCATAGACTGCACCTGTCCAGTGCCGCGTGGCACATGAAATCGAGTCTTCCGGAGTTCCCGCCGTGACCGAGCCCCTCTCCGAGCACACCGCAGATGTGATCGTCGTCGGGGCAGGCCCTGCCGGCTCCACGACCGCGTACTACCTGGCCAAGGCCGGACTCGACGTCCTGCTTCTGGAGAAGACCGCCTTCCCGCGCGAGAAGGTCTGCGGCGACGGACTGACCCCGCGCGCCACCAAGCAGCTGGTCTCCATGGGGATCGACATCTCCGAGGAAGCGGGCTGGCTGCGGAACAAGGGCCTGCGGATCATCGGCGGCGGCGTGCGCCTCCAGCTGGACTGGCCGGATCTCGCCTCGTACCCGGACTACGGTCTGGTCCGCAAGCGCGACGACTTCGACGAGCAACTGGCCCGCCAGGCACAGAAGGCGGGCGCCCGGCTGTACGAGCGCTGCAACGTCGGCGCCCCGATCACCGACCCGCGCACCGGCCGCATCACCGGCGTCAACGCCAAGATGGGCGAGGAGAAGACCCCGGTCACCTTCCACGCCCCGCTGGTCGTCGCCGCCGACGGCAACTCCACCCGCCTCTCCATCGGCATGGGCCTGCACCGGCGCAGCGACCGGCCGATGGGGATCGCGGTCCGTACGTACTTCACCTCGCCGCGTCACGACGACGACTACCTGGAGTCCTGGCTGGAGCTGTGGGACCGCCGCGGCGCGCAGGACCGGCTGCTGCCCGGGTACGGCTGGATCTTCGGTATGGGCGACGGCACCTCCAACGTCGGCCTCGGCATCCTCGACTCCTCAGCCGCCTACAAGGAGCTGGACTGGCGCGAGGTGCTGAAGTCGTGGTGCGCGTCGATGCCGGAGGACTGGGGTTACGTCCCCGACAACATGACGATGCCGATCCGCGGGGCCGCCCTGCCGATGGCCTTCAACCGCCAGCCGCACTACACCAAGGGCCTGCTGCTCGTCGGTGACGCGGGCGGCATGGTCAACCCGTTCAACGGCGAGGGCATCGCGTACGCCATGGAGTCCGGCCAGATCGCGGCCGACGTGATCGTCCAGGCCACCGCGCGGGCGACGCCCACCCAGCGCGAGATGGTGCTGCACAACTACCCGAAGATCCTCAAGGAGACGTACGGCGGCTACTACACGCTGGGCCGCGCGTTCGTGAAGCTGATCGGCAACCCGAAGGTGATGAAGCTCATCACCGAGCGCGGCCTGACCCACCCGGTGCTGATGAAGTTCACGCTGAAGATGCTGGCGAACCTGACCGACCCGACCGGCGGGGACGCGATGGACCGGATCATCAACGGGCTCTCGAAGGTGGCACCCAACTCCTGACGGGAGCTGGGCTCCTGCTCCCCTGGAGCTCCGGCGCTCCGGCGCTCCGGCGCTCCGGCGCTCCGGCGTCCCGGCGTCCCGGCGTCCAACCGTCCCGGCGCGTCAGGGCGCCGGGACGGTTCACGTGCGACGGCGGTCCGTCAGCCTACAGCCTCAGCCCACGGCCTTCCAGTGGTCGTACGCGCTGACCATCTGGTAGGTGCGGTCGGGGCAGTAGAAGGAACCGGCCGGCGAGTCATAGGTGGTGTCGGAGTTGTCCGGCGACGCCGGGGTCCAACTGCCGTTGATCCGGACCGTGATGTTGCTGGACTCGAAGGTCTGGCCCGCCATGGCATCGCAGGCGGCGGACCGGCCCGAGGTGCCGACCTGGGAGTACAGCTCGTTGATGTCCCAGCCCGTGTTGCGGCCCGACTGGTTCTGGCCCGACTGGGTGAAGAGGGTGTCCCAGGCACCCGTCCGGTAGTTGTAGAGCCCCGCGGTCCAGGAGTTGGTGGCTGCGTCGGTCTTGACGACACGGCCCGTGTACGCGCTGGAGGTGCCGTCCGTGTAGGTGCTCAGGAAGGCGCTGTCGATGGGCACCGACGCCTCGAAGGCGACGCTGTCGCACCAGTCCCAGGCCGAGACCGAGCGGCCGGACACCGTGTAGACGGTGACCAGCTCGATGCATGAGCCGCCCGCCGGGTACATCGTGGGGGTGTAGATCGTCGTAGAGCCGTCCTGGACGGTCAGCTGTGTGGACACCGACTGGGTGGCGCAGGAGCCGTCGCTGCCGCTGATCTCCTTGAAGGAGGTGCCCTGGGCCGGGTGTATGTCCGTCAGCAGCCCGCGGCCGGGGCCGCCGCCGCCCAGCGGACCCTTGTCGGCTATCCCTGAGGTGTCGGCTTTGTTCGCGGAGTTGGGGTAGCCGCGGGCCGCACGCTGGGGACCGGTCAGGCCGGCGAGCTGATGGTGGACCTCGTCGCGGGAGAGTGCCCCGCGGACCGTACGGCCGGAGTCGGCGCCGGCGGACGCGCAGACGTCGGCGGCCTGTTGCCGGGCGGCGGCAGCGCGGCCGTGGGCGGGTGCCGCGGTGGCGGTGGCACTGCCGACACCGCAGGCCAGAAGCAGAACAGCGGTGGCGCCGAGCGCGGCTGCCGTGGATTTCATACGTCTCACGGGGTGCGTCCTCTCAGAGGTGGGGGACCGAGGAGTACGCAGAAACCATGCTCATGTCAGATCGGGGAGTCAATCAAAACGAACATCCTTGCCCAGCTCTTGTCCGATTACGACAGCTGGGGCTGGGCCGGTTCAGCTCCTGGCCCCGCCTCCGGCTCCGCTTCCGGTCCGGGCCGTGCTGAGGGGTCGCGGCGTGGCAGCAGCAGCGGGGTCGCCAGGAGGAGCAGACCGGCGATCGCGATCGCGGTACGGACCCCGGTCGCCGCGGCCAGCAGGCCCCACAGGGCCGTCACGGCCGCGATGGTGGCCTTGCTGGTGACCGACCACGCGGACAGGGTACGGGCGACCCGGTCCGGTGCGGTCTGGGCGAGCCGGCAGGTGGCGAGGACGGGGTTGTACACGCCCGAGCAGGTGATCAGCCCCAGCTCGACGGCCATCACGAGTACCAGCCCAGCAACGCCGGGCCCGATGAAGGCCAGCCCGATCGACCAGCACGCCCGCAGTGTCCCGGCGGCGAGCAGCACCTTGTGCTGGCCGAATCGCGTGACGAGGCGGCGGGCCACCCGTGAGCCGATCAGACCGCCGACGCAGGGCGCCGCGAAGGCGATGCAGTACTGCCAGGGGGCGAACCCGAGGTGGCTGAGCATGAGCACGGCCAGCAGCGGCAGAGCCGCCATGATCAGGGCGTTGTTCAGGATCGAGTTGAAGAACAGCGGGCGCAGCGTCGGGTGCTTGAGGATGTACCGCCACCCGTCGAGCAGGTCACCGGCGCGCAGCCTCGGTGCGGCGGCCCGCTCGGGGCGTGGCTCCTCGCCGCCGATCGCGCGGATCCCCACGGCCGACAGCAGATAGCTGACCGCGTTGGCGAGTACGGTCAGCACCGGGCCGAACATCCCGATCGCGGCCCCGCCGAGCGGTGGTCCGAGCATGGTGGCGGTCCAGGCCGTGGACTCGAACCGGCCGTTCGCGATCAGCAGGTCCTCCGGCCGTACGAGCGCTTTGAGGCAGGCCCCGCTCGCCGCGGTGAAGGTGATGTCGGCCGCGCCGACGACCACCGACACGACCAGCAGCTGGGCGAAGCTGAGCCCGCCGAGCGCGTAGGCGGCGGGGATGGTCATCAGCGCGGCGAACCGGATCAGGTCCATCGCGACCATCACCGGCCGCTTGCGGCGGAACTCCACCCACGGGCCGAGCGGCACGGCCACCACCGCACCGACCGCAAGACCGGCGGCGGACAGCAGTGACACCTCGGCCGTCCCGGCGTGCAGCGCGAGGATCGCGATCAGCGAGAACGAGTCGAACGCGAGAAACGTACCGAGCGTGCTGACCCCGTACGCCGCCCAGAGCCACCCGAACTGCCGCCCCAGCGACCGCCTGGACACCACGCTCAGCGCACCTCCCGCTCACTCTGCTCTCCGGCCCGGTCCCGCCGGATGTCCTGCGGGTTTTCCGGGCGGATGTCCCGCCTGATTTCCCGTCCGGACTACCTGGCGTTGACCCCCGAGATCAAATCGAGCGGTACACCTGCGGTCAAACAACCGACGCGTCCGAGGTCACAACAGCACGTTGTACGCAGGGCTGGATCGGGGAGAGCAGGGGGAGCGGGGGAGTGGGCCGGTGCGCGTCTTGTTACGCACGCTCGGCGACGCTCGGGTCAGATCTGGTTCTCACCGCCGTCGACGTACAGATTCGCGCCGAGGACGAAACTGCTCTGCTCGGAGGCGAGGAACGTCACGGCCGCGGCGACTTCCTCCGGGCGCCCCATCCGCCCCATCGCCACGCCCGCGATGAGGTTCGCCTTGGCGTCGGCAGTGTTCTCGTCGCCGACGAGGCCCGTGATTCCGGGGGTGTCGGTCGGGCCCGGCGAGATCGCGTTGACCCGGATGCCCCGGCCCGTGAGTTCGTTGGCCCAGGTCCGCGCGTAGGTCCGGACCGCGGCCTTGGACGCCGCATACGTACCGAATGCCTCCGCGCCGCGATCGGCGGCGGTGGAGGCGTTCAGGATCACCGAGGCGCCGTCGTTGAGCAGGGGCAGCGCCTTCTGCACGGTGAAGAGCATGCCTCGCACGTTGACGCCGAAGGTCTGGTCGAAGTGCTCCTCCGTGGTCTGTTCCAGCGTCGCGAACGAGCCGATCGCCGCGTTCGCGAACAGCACGTCCAGGCCCTGGCCCCGGGCGCGGACCGTCTCGTACAGCCGGTCCAGGTCGGCGAGGTTCGAGACGTCGCCCGCCACTGCGGTGGCCCCTGCCCGGCCGATGGTCTCGACGGCCGCGTCCAGCTCGGTCTTGCGCCGGCCGGTGATGAAGACGTGTGCGCCCTCGGCGGCCAGCCGTACGGCGGTGGCCAGACCGATGCCGGTGCTGCCTCCGGTGACGACCGCTGTCTTGCCTTCGAGCTGTCCCGTACGAACGACCATGACTGACCTCCACGCAGTTCGGTACCGATCGGTACTGAAATAGACCGTAGCACTTCCGTACCGATCGGTGCGGAAGCGGTACGGTTGAGGGCATGGAGATTCACCAGAAGGCGCCGATCGGCCGACCGCGAGGTTTCGACGCGGAGGAGGCCCTCGAACGCGCCATGCGGGTCTTCTGGGAACAGGGCTACGAAGGCGCCAGCCTGACCGACCTGACCAGCGCCATGGGCATCACCCGCACCAGCATGTACGCGGCCTTCGGCAACAAGGACGAGCTGTTCCGCAGGGCGCTGGAGCGCTATGCCGAAGGTCCTGCGGCGCACGGCACCCGGGCACTTGAGGAGCCGACCGCCCGGCAGGTGGCCGCCGCCTTTCTCAACGGCACCGTCCGGGCCACCACCCGCCCCGACTGCCCCGCCGGATGCCTGGGCGTTCAGGGCTCCCTCGCCTCCGGCGCCTCCGGGCACGCCGCCCGCACCGCTCTCAACGACTGGCGCAACGGCGGTACTTCCCGCTTCCGGGACCGGTTCCGGCAAGCCGTCGACGAAGGCGACCTGCCCCCGGACGCTGATCCCGGAGTGCTCGCCCGCTACCTCATGGCCGTGGCCAACGGCATCGCCGTCCAGGCCGCCGGTGGCACCAGCCGCGACGACCTCCAGCGGGTGGCCGACGCGGCCCTGCGGAACTGGCCGCCCGTGTGACGGCCGTTCCGGGGTGAACTCGGTGCTGCTGGGCTCACTTGCCGGAGCCGGTGTGGTAGCCGATCGGGTCGACGTAGACGTCGGGGGCGTTGCCGGTGGAGGGGGAGACGGTGATGGCCAGCTTGTTGAGGTTCACGATCTCCGAGACCCGCTCGTTGGGCGGGGTGACAGCGAGCCGGGTGTAGGTCTTGCCGTTGCCGCTGGTGTCCGGGATGTAGTGGAGCAGGAAGCGGGTCTCCTCGCCGGGCGCGATGGTCATGGTGGAGCCCGAGGCGTCGGTGCGGGCGGCGTCGGGGCCGGTGTCGCCCAGGCCGTCGGGGCCGATGAGCTGGACGCCCGGGAAGCCGTGCATGCTGCACGTGCTGGAGCCGGTGTTCTTCATGTTGATGACCAGCTGGTTCTTGACCCCCGCGGAGGCGGCGCTGAGGGCGAGGTGGTCGGCGTCGCAGCGAGCGCCCGACCCCGCGGACTCGCTCTTGGTGGCGACCTTGCCGTTCGTGCCGGAGCCGTTGGAGGAGCTGGACGACGAGGAACCGGACGCCGAGGAGCCCGAGGTCGAGCCCTTGCTGCCGGTCGAGCCGCTCGCGGCGGTGGACGTGCTGCTGCTGTTGTTGGCGGCGGAAGCGTTCGATCCGTCGCTGCTGCCGCACGCGGTCAGCGAGAGGCCGGCAGCGGCGACGACGAGGGCGAGAGCGGAGATCTTCTTGACGCGCATCGGTACTCCAGGGAAGCGGTGTCTTCACGCTCGCTCCGGTTGAGCGGGCGTTGTTGTTCATAGGATTCCGACAGCTGGGCTGGTTGTTCCGAGCGGAGTTCCATCAAGACACCGCTGTGACATGCGAGTCGACTCGCTGTGACAGGAAGGCGGAGGAAGTGGGACAGTCCGGTCCCGTTCCATGGCGGCAGCTGTCCGGCGGGGTCCGGCGCAGCGACCTGGGAGAACGACCGCAAGCTGGTGTTCTTGGTAAGTAATACCTATATTTGTGGTATATGGCCCATGTAGCCCCAGTGTCTGCCCCATGGCCTATGGCTTCGGTGCCCGCAGGCCGGCGGTACGGGGGCGGGGCTGACTGGAGGTTTGTCATGCGTAAGGTCGCCGACTGCCGGGACATGCCCAGCGAATCCGGTTGCACGCTGACCATCAGCGGCGAGGAGGAAGAAGTCGTACGCGCGGCGTCCGAGCACGCCGCTTCGGTCCACGGACACACGGACAGCAGTGAGCTGCGCGAGCAGGTCCGCGGCATGCTGAAGGACGAAGCCCCGCAGCACGTGTGACCCCCTTGCGATTCAGGCGGCGCGGCGTTCGACGTGGAAACGGGCCGCCTGGATGTCGCCGCAACGTGGGCCGGACCCAAAGGGCCGGACCCAACGGCGATGACACCTTTAATCACTGGCATCGCGACCACCCGGCCGGATACCGTCCCCTCCATGTCCTCCCCCGAGTCCGACAGACCGAGGCCACCGGTGCGCCGGTGGCCGAGTTCCTGCTGACTGAGGCTGGTTGACCCGCAGGGTCATGGGCACTTCTTCGCACGGCTCCGTCGCCGCCGGATCACCGCGGGTACGGGCCGCTTCCTCCTCGGCCGAGCGCTGAATCGCTGCTCCCCGAGTCATGCCCCGCTGCTCTCAGCCGGGCATTCTTCCGCGTCACGGCGTCACGGCGTCACGTATGCCGGATTCCCCGCGCGTACGACGGGCGCGGCCCGCATCCCCGCACACCGGTCTGTCTGTCCATGACGGCTTCGTCGACACTTCCGTCCCAAGGGGTGCGCCTCCCATGCCATTTGCTGTCTACGTCCTCGGGCTCGCGGTCTTCGCTCAGGGCACATCGGAGTTCATGCTGTCCGGGCTCATCTCGGGCATCGCCACTGACCTGAACGTCTCCCTCGCCGCAGCGGGTCTGCTGACCTCGGCCTTCGCCGTCGGGATGGTGGTCGGCGCGCCCCTCATGGCGCTCTTCGCCCGCACCTGGCCCCGGCGCCGCGCGCTGTTGCTGTTCCTCGCGGTGTTCGTCGCCGTGCACGTCATCGGGGCGCTCACCCCGAGTTACGGAGTGCTCCTCGCGACCCGTTTCGCCGGCGCCGTCGCCAACGCGGGCTTCTGGGCGGTGGCGTTGACGACGGCTGTCTCTCTGGTGCCGGGGCAGTTGAAGGCGCGGGCGGCGGCCGTGGTGGTCGGCGGGGTCACGGTTGCCTGCGTGGTCGGGGTACCGGCCGGTGCGGTGCTGGGGGAGCGGTGGGGGTGGCGGTCGGCGTTCTGGGCGGTCGCCCTGGTCTGCGTACCGGCGGTCCTGGCGCTCGTACGGAATGTCCCGGCGGGGCGGCCCGACGCGGAAACCGCACCTGTACCTGTACCTGTACCCGTACGCACCGAACTGGGTGTCCTGAGCCGCTCCCGCCTCCGGCTCACCCTGCTGACGATGGCGCTGGTTCAGGGGGCGACCTTCTGCACGTTCTCCTATCTGGAACCGTTCCTCACCCGGGAGACCGGTCTGAGCGCCGGATGGGTTCCGGCCGCCCTCGCGCTCTTCGGTGTGGGCTCGTTCATCGGCGTCACCGTCGCGGGACGGTTCGCCGATCGCCGCCCCACGGCCCTCATCGCCTCCGGCATGGTCGCCCTCGCCCTGGGCTGGAGCGCCCTGGCCCTGACGGCGGGCAGCCCGCCCGTGGCCCTCGCCCTGATCCTGGTGCAGGGGATGTTCGCCTTCGGTACGGGCACGGCGCTGATCGCCCGCGTCCTCGACGAGGCCCCCGAAGCCCCGAGCCTCGCGGGGGCGTTCTCCACGACCGCCTTCAACCTGGGCGCCACGCTGGGCCCTTGGGCGGGCGGCCTGGCCCTGGACGCCGGATTCGGCTACCGGGCGCCGGTCTGGGTGAGCGGTGCGCTGATGGGGCTCGCCCTGCTCACGGCCGGGGCGCGGCGGGTGCGGATCCGGGCGACGGGGTGAGTACGAGGTAGCGCAGGGGGCGTACGGTCCACTCGATGTGGCGCCCCTTGCGGAGCAGCAGCATGAATCCGCAGGGCTCGGCGCGGTGCAGCGCGGCGAGCGCGGGCAGCCAGCCGCCGTGTTCGGACCAGCGCAGGGCGCGGGCGGTCTCGCGCGGTGGCAGGCTGAGCACATGGCTGGCGCGGAGCTGAGTACGGATCACGCGGATGGCCTCGCGCGGGGTGGGGACGATCCTCAGATCGATGGGCTCGGGCCGGAATCCGGTCGCGGGCCCGTACCGCAGCACCTCTAACCGGAAACCGTGCTCGACCCGGGCCTCGGTGAGAGTGTGGGGAGCGGTGTGGGGTGACGTACGCATGGCCGACCGTCCGATCGCAGCGTCTGGGGAAAGCCTGGCGTTGCTGACTCAACTGGATTGCAGGCAGGGGTGGTTACGCGTTCCAGGGCGCGGCTCGGTTACTGCTGCGGCCGTGGCGGCGACGTACGGTGACGGTAGCGTTACCGGCGCGTGCGGCGCAACAATGTGACGTCCCTAAGTTGTGCCGCTTCATGCCGAACGCCCTCCACCGGCTTGGCGGAGGGCGTTCCGGCTGCTGATCAGATCAGGTGGTCGAACTCGCCGGCCTTCACGCCGAGCACGAAGGCGCGCAGCTTGTCGACACTGGTCGTTACCACTACAGCGGGGTCGTCGCTCTCACGCATCTTGATCGAGCCGTCAACGGGTGCCAGCTCGATGCAGCTCTGATTGTTGTCTGCTCCCGAAAATGAGGACTTCTGCCAGTTGATTGCGTCGGTCATGCCGGTTGACTCACATTTCCTGTGCGATGCGGTGGATGAATTGGGCCGACTTCTTCGGGCTGAGCGAGATTGATTCGACGG
This genomic interval carries:
- a CDS encoding TetR/AcrR family transcriptional regulator is translated as MEIHQKAPIGRPRGFDAEEALERAMRVFWEQGYEGASLTDLTSAMGITRTSMYAAFGNKDELFRRALERYAEGPAAHGTRALEEPTARQVAAAFLNGTVRATTRPDCPAGCLGVQGSLASGASGHAARTALNDWRNGGTSRFRDRFRQAVDEGDLPPDADPGVLARYLMAVANGIAVQAAGGTSRDDLQRVADAALRNWPPV
- a CDS encoding MFS transporter; the encoded protein is MVSRRSLGRQFGWLWAAYGVSTLGTFLAFDSFSLIAILALHAGTAEVSLLSAAGLAVGAVVAVPLGPWVEFRRKRPVMVAMDLIRFAALMTIPAAYALGGLSFAQLLVVSVVVGAADITFTAASGACLKALVRPEDLLIANGRFESTAWTATMLGPPLGGAAIGMFGPVLTVLANAVSYLLSAVGIRAIGGEEPRPERAAAPRLRAGDLLDGWRYILKHPTLRPLFFNSILNNALIMAALPLLAVLMLSHLGFAPWQYCIAFAAPCVGGLIGSRVARRLVTRFGQHKVLLAAGTLRACWSIGLAFIGPGVAGLVLVMAVELGLITCSGVYNPVLATCRLAQTAPDRVARTLSAWSVTSKATIAAVTALWGLLAAATGVRTAIAIAGLLLLATPLLLPRRDPSARPGPEAEPEAGPGAEPAQPQLS
- a CDS encoding DUF1059 domain-containing protein, coding for MRKVADCRDMPSESGCTLTISGEEEEVVRAASEHAASVHGHTDSSELREQVRGMLKDEAPQHV
- a CDS encoding SDR family NAD(P)-dependent oxidoreductase, yielding MVVRTGQLEGKTAVVTGGSTGIGLATAVRLAAEGAHVFITGRRKTELDAAVETIGRAGATAVAGDVSNLADLDRLYETVRARGQGLDVLFANAAIGSFATLEQTTEEHFDQTFGVNVRGMLFTVQKALPLLNDGASVILNASTAADRGAEAFGTYAASKAAVRTYARTWANELTGRGIRVNAISPGPTDTPGITGLVGDENTADAKANLIAGVAMGRMGRPEEVAAAVTFLASEQSSFVLGANLYVDGGENQI
- a CDS encoding DUF4232 domain-containing protein, whose protein sequence is MRVKKISALALVVAAAGLSLTACGSSDGSNASAANNSSSTSTAASGSTGSKGSTSGSSASGSSSSSSSNGSGTNGKVATKSESAGSGARCDADHLALSAASAGVKNQLVINMKNTGSSTCSMHGFPGVQLIGPDGLGDTGPDAARTDASGSTMTIAPGEETRFLLHYIPDTSGNGKTYTRLAVTPPNERVSEIVNLNKLAITVSPSTGNAPDVYVDPIGYHTGSGK
- a CDS encoding DUF397 domain-containing protein, translating into MTDAINWQKSSFSGADNNQSCIELAPVDGSIKMRESDDPAVVVTTSVDKLRAFVLGVKAGEFDHLI
- a CDS encoding geranylgeranyl reductase family protein: MTEPLSEHTADVIVVGAGPAGSTTAYYLAKAGLDVLLLEKTAFPREKVCGDGLTPRATKQLVSMGIDISEEAGWLRNKGLRIIGGGVRLQLDWPDLASYPDYGLVRKRDDFDEQLARQAQKAGARLYERCNVGAPITDPRTGRITGVNAKMGEEKTPVTFHAPLVVAADGNSTRLSIGMGLHRRSDRPMGIAVRTYFTSPRHDDDYLESWLELWDRRGAQDRLLPGYGWIFGMGDGTSNVGLGILDSSAAYKELDWREVLKSWCASMPEDWGYVPDNMTMPIRGAALPMAFNRQPHYTKGLLLVGDAGGMVNPFNGEGIAYAMESGQIAADVIVQATARATPTQREMVLHNYPKILKETYGGYYTLGRAFVKLIGNPKVMKLITERGLTHPVLMKFTLKMLANLTDPTGGDAMDRIINGLSKVAPNS
- a CDS encoding Cmx/CmrA family chloramphenicol efflux MFS transporter, with the translated sequence MPFAVYVLGLAVFAQGTSEFMLSGLISGIATDLNVSLAAAGLLTSAFAVGMVVGAPLMALFARTWPRRRALLLFLAVFVAVHVIGALTPSYGVLLATRFAGAVANAGFWAVALTTAVSLVPGQLKARAAAVVVGGVTVACVVGVPAGAVLGERWGWRSAFWAVALVCVPAVLALVRNVPAGRPDAETAPVPVPVPVRTELGVLSRSRLRLTLLTMALVQGATFCTFSYLEPFLTRETGLSAGWVPAALALFGVGSFIGVTVAGRFADRRPTALIASGMVALALGWSALALTAGSPPVALALILVQGMFAFGTGTALIARVLDEAPEAPSLAGAFSTTAFNLGATLGPWAGGLALDAGFGYRAPVWVSGALMGLALLTAGARRVRIRATG